Genomic window (Cohaesibacter intestini):
CGCCGACAGTGACAGCCTGATCCTTGCCATGAACAGAGGACGCCCGATGGCCCCCAAGCTGATGTATGAGTTCCCGCGCGCGGCAATGAATATTGAGCTCAAGCGCGGCAGGCGTTTCATCGAGCAATTTCTAACCAAACTCTATGGTGCGGAAAAATGGAGCCGCGCCGCCCTGCATGACTGGCTCGCCAGCCTCAAGCCCGCCTATGTCATCGACATCAACCGCGATTTGCAATTGCAGCAAAGCTATCAGCAGGTGCCCCATTTGCTGGTCCGAGGCATCGCCCGGATTGGCGGCACCGATTATCGCTTCATGCTGCATCAGCATGACGGCGAGACCTATCGCTGCGTAACAATAGAGGAGGCCGACACCAGCCTGCCGATCCTCTTCAAGCCGTTGGGCTCGCCCCTGCCGCATCCGACCTATATTGCCTCGGACGCCGACTTTGTCGATTATCTCACCGAATTGATGGGCGGCTTTGGTGTGCCTGCTTTCCTCAAAAGCCAACGCAAGGGCAAGCAATATCTGTTTCTCGGCATGCGCTTCACCCGCGACACCGAGCGGATGGTGATGTCGGACATCATTCATGACGCAGCCGAGGAAGCTGGCTGGGCACTGATCCCCAATCCCACCGACAAGGAGCGTCGTTATTGTGCCAAGAAGGGCATCACCATCATCGAAATGGCATTGCCCGACTTCCTCGATGTCGCCCAAACGGCTGCCTTTGCCTGACCGCGCGGATGACGAAGCGGCCGAAAAACCAGTTGCGCCCTCGCAGGGAACATGCAAGGGAACAGGCAAGGAAGGGGCAAGACAAGGCTGACAGGCAACGCCAGACAAGCTTCGGCCCCAAAGGACCAGACCCAAAAGGACGATAAAATGAGCGAATTGCCACCCTGCCCCAAATGCGGCTCGGCCTATTGCTATGAAGATGGCCCCCTGATCATCTGCCCCGAATGCGCCCATGAATGGTCGCCTGCGGCAGCCGCCGCCGAAGCAGAAGCCAGCGTCATTCGCGATGCCAATGGCACCCCACTGGCCGATGGCGACACCGTCACCGTTATCAAGGATCTGAAAATCCGCGGCACCAATGACGTGGTCAAGGTTGGCACCAAGGTGAAGAATATCCGCGTTGTCGGCGGCGACCACGATATCGACTGCAAAATTCCGGGCATCGGCCCAATGGGTCTGAAGTCGGAATTCGTCAAGAAAGTCGCCGACTGAGCTCAGTCAGGCGAAAAGACAAAAGGGCATGACCGCTTTCCCGGTCCTGCCCTTTTTTTTGCCGTTACTCGAACATGCCTTCCTCGGCAAAGCAGACCTTATATTCTGAGCAGGTCTCACACGAAGGCGAGCGGCAGAGGATAAAGCCCTCTTTGGCACAGAGCTGGCGGTAGAAGAATTTCTTCCAGCGCATATTCTTGTCATTCTGCGCGGCCAGCGGGCGGAAATTGTGCAACAACATCTGCCCCAAAAATGGACGAGAAAAAAGCCCTAAATCCGACCAGAGATGGTCTGACCCCATGCAGCCCGTCGCGATGATCTGGGCCATCCAGACCTCGCTGTCCGACAGCCCACTGCGATGCTCCAGCAGCAGGCTGCGCACGTCATCAAGTTCCGGTGCCCGCTCCGGTTCAACTTCCAGCCGCACCTCACAGTCCATGCGATCAAGCGATGGAAAATGATAGGCCAGCAAAGCCTCAAAACTGGCCTTATCCAAACCCAGAAATCGCGGCATCGCGCCTTGGCCAACCATCCAACTGGCCAGAATCTGAGACAGAAAATCAGCATTGGAATCCGGACGCGCAGCAGCCCTCAGACGCGCATAGGGCGCCTGAGGGCTTAGAGACTGATCCAGCATCACAGCAGACCTGCTACCCATCAGGCACGCTCATAGGTGACGCGAATATCTTCATCACGCACGATCATCTGACAGGCCAGCCGCCAGTCGCTGGGCATATCATTGACGATGATCTGCTCCAGATCGTCCTTGCTGATCTTGCCGATCTCGCGCAGGACGGTCTTTTCCTTGTCGGTCATATGCACGCCCATATGGGTCGGCCCGCCGTCAATATCAGTCACCTTGATGACACAAGATCCGCATTCGCCATCGCCACAGTCAAAGGCAATCGGCACTTTGAATTCCTTGGCCAGCGACAGCACGGTTTTCTTGTGGCTGCCCGCAGGCGCATAAATTTCCATCTCGTCAAATTCGGGATGCTGGAAGATGATTTTCGGCATCTTGTTTCTCCTTCATGGTTGGAGCAAATCAGGCAGGTTTGACGATGGTCTCGCCTTCACCAATCACCTGAGCCTGACAGGCAAGACGCATATCCTTGCCCGCCATGTTTTCCTTGAGCACCTTGTCCTCCAGCGCCGAGGGTTCGGACAGATTCTCGATGCCCTCATCGACACTCATCAAACAGGTGCCACAATCCCCTTCGCGACAGCCATAAATGATGCCGGCCCCCACTTTCTCGGACACCTCGATCACCCGCGTCCCTGCAGGCACATTGACCGATACGTCGATATCTCCAAATGTCAGCTTTCCTTTTGCCATGGTCTTCTCCTTGGTCACTATGGTCCAAACCCATCGGCAACCAAGCGGTCCGTTCCGCTTGCTGATGGGCGTCAAATTCAAAATGTCAGCACCCGCCTTGGTGCCTAAAGATCGGCGAAGTCGACAACTTTCGGCTTTGCCTTGCCGCACAAGGTCTCTGCGATTGACCGGCCAAAGGCCGTGCAATCTTCCAGCTCCTGTTCGGTTGGATGAAACTTGATGCGGACCCCCTTTTCCGGCACCCGCATTTTGAGACCGCGTAGCCGGTCTTCAATCATCGGCACCGCTTCCCCGGACCAGCCATAGGATCCAAAAGCAGCACCAAATTTGCCTTTGGTTTCGATCGAAATCAGGGATGCCAAAACGTCCCAGACCGGCTTGACCGCATCGCCATTGATGGTCGGCGAGCCAAAAACCAGACAATCGGCCTCTTCAATCAGGTCGACAAAGGGATCTGTCTCACCCCCTTGCAAATCATAAAGCGACACCCGCACCCCATCGACATCGCTCGCCCCTTCATAAACCGAGCGGGCCATATCGGCGGTCGCGCCATAGGCGCTCATATAAAAGATCAGAAGGCTTTTTTCCTTGCCCTCCATCTCGTTGGGCAAGCGAGAGGCCGACAGCGAGCGATAGCTGCGCACATACTCCATCGGATGGTCGCGCAGGATAGGCCCATGCGAGGGAGCAATCAGGGCAGGCTCCAGTGGCTCGATCTTATCCATCGCCTCCAAGACAAAGCGCTTGAAGGGCCGCATGATATGCTTGAAATAATATTCAAACGAAAAGCGGAAATCCCCAACCAGATCATTGTAAAGCCGCTCATCGCAAAAGTGACTGCCAAACACATCGCAGGAAAACAGGATCTTCTCATCTTCGACCCAGGTGCATTTGGTTTCTGGCCAATGCAAATAGGGCGTATGGACAAAGGTCAGCGTCCGGTCACCGAGCGACACCTGATCCCCGTCATTGGTCAATGTGTAGGCATACATCTCCAACTCGTCCTTCAGCGTCGCATTGAGCAGCTTCAGGCCCCGATTGGAGACATAGATTCGGGCCTGTGGTGCCCGCCGCATCAATTCCGGCGCGGCCCCCACATGGTCCGGTTCCAAATGGTTGAGAATGACCGCAGTGATGTCCTCATAGGCAACCACCTGCTCGAGGCGCTCGAAAAAGGCGTCGGAAAATTCCTCCTTCACCGTGTCGATCACCGCCACCCCTTCGCTGCCGCGCACCACATAGGCATTGTAGGTCGTGCCGTTGGCGGTCTTCAAAATCAGATCGAACACCCGCAAATCAGGGTCAAAGGCCCCGACCCAATGGATATCCTTTGCAATCTCGACCGCTTTTGCATTTTTATTCATGGTCACGTTCCTTACAGGATCCCTTCGGCCACCAAGGCGGCGATACGCTCAGGCGGAATGCCGGTCAGCGAGCCGGGCGGATTGACCACCTCGCCAAATTGATCAAGGATCGCCCCTTCCACCGGGCAAATGCTGGCGCATTGGGACACCGCATAGTCCCCGTCGCAATGACTGCAGGCCCGGCTGTCGATGACAAACCGACTCTCCCCTTGCGCAATCGCCTTAGTTGGGCAGACATCCATGCAGGCATGGCAGGACACACAAAGATCACTGATCTGATAGCTCATGCTGGTTTCCTTATCTTGCCCGCATCAGGCGCTGATTGGCCGGGTTGTGGCTGCAGCGTCCAGAGCGCCGCCCTCATACAATTCGCGATAAACCGCCATCACGGCGTCAGCAATCGGCTCCATGGCATGCTCGCCATTGGGCGCGATACCCGCCGCCTCCAATTGATCCCACGGCTCGAAGCCGATCTTCGAGCAAAGCACTGCTTCGCAATCTGAAAGCATCCGGATGGTCTTTTGCAGGGTGGTTTCCCCATCGCCGCAACTGGTGTCGCCGCTGCAATATTGCTCGGTCTTGCGATGGCCAACCAGCCGCGCCCCTGTGGGAGTGGCTTCATAGATCATGAATTCCTTGGCATGACCGAAATGCTGATTGATCAGCCCCTGCCCTTGACTGGCCACAGCCATCTGCACCGGGCGCAAATCAGCAGGAAGACCAGAAAGGTCTTTGCTTGTTTGACCAACCGACAGGCCGTTATAGGTGAAGAGAGTTCGGGCGCTGCCAGCTCCCGACTGCAGCTGCAATTGTGCCTTGAGGTCGGCAGCACGCTCTTTCTTCCGCGTCCGGTCCGCTTCGATTTGCGCATGGACCTCGGCCCGCTCTTTCATTGCCGCCTGATAGTCGATCTCCAACCCGTCAATTTTGGCCAGCGTGAAGTCTTCGCCGCGGTCTTCCCCCAATAGACCAACCGCGTCGGCGCGGCATTGGCGGCAATGGCGCATCATATTCATATCGCCACAGGCATCTTGCAGCGTGGTCAACTCGGCCTGCGTTGGTCCACGCTGGCCCATCACCCCATAATAGGTGCCATGCTCGGCTTCAGCGATCAGCGGCATGACATTATGCAGAAACGCCCCCTTGGCGCGGATCACCTTGCTGACCTCTTCCAAATGGGCATCATTGACGCCGGGGATCATCACCGAATTGACTTTGACCAAAATGCCCTTCTCGATCAGCATCTCAAGGCCACGCAATTGCCGCTCAAGCAGGATTTTTGCCGCTTTCACCCCGCGCATGCGGCGATTCTTCCAAAAAATCCATGGATAGATTTGCGCCCCGATT
Coding sequences:
- the nifB gene encoding nitrogenase cofactor biosynthesis protein NifB; translated protein: MDVFGPDQQNDAAGCTQVSCGSSKDHVDALPDSIRDRIKDHPCYSEEAHHHYARMHVAVAPACNIQCNYCNRKYDCANESRPGVVSEVLTPEQAVRKTLAVAASIPQMTVLGVAGPGDPLANPARTFETFRQLSEKAPDIKLCVSTNGLALPDCVEELAQYNVDHVTITINAVDPEIGAQIYPWIFWKNRRMRGVKAAKILLERQLRGLEMLIEKGILVKVNSVMIPGVNDAHLEEVSKVIRAKGAFLHNVMPLIAEAEHGTYYGVMGQRGPTQAELTTLQDACGDMNMMRHCRQCRADAVGLLGEDRGEDFTLAKIDGLEIDYQAAMKERAEVHAQIEADRTRKKERAADLKAQLQLQSGAGSARTLFTYNGLSVGQTSKDLSGLPADLRPVQMAVASQGQGLINQHFGHAKEFMIYEATPTGARLVGHRKTEQYCSGDTSCGDGETTLQKTIRMLSDCEAVLCSKIGFEPWDQLEAAGIAPNGEHAMEPIADAVMAVYRELYEGGALDAAATTRPISA
- a CDS encoding SIR2 family protein encodes the protein MNRSDIETIIEKIASGSVVPYLGPGVLYDVRHDPSGESMPADSDSLILAMNRGRPMAPKLMYEFPRAAMNIELKRGRRFIEQFLTKLYGAEKWSRAALHDWLASLKPAYVIDINRDLQLQQSYQQVPHLLVRGIARIGGTDYRFMLHQHDGETYRCVTIEEADTSLPILFKPLGSPLPHPTYIASDADFVDYLTELMGGFGVPAFLKSQRKGKQYLFLGMRFTRDTERMVMSDIIHDAAEEAGWALIPNPTDKERRYCAKKGITIIEMALPDFLDVAQTAAFA
- a CDS encoding 2Fe-2S iron-sulfur cluster-binding protein, coding for MPKIIFQHPEFDEMEIYAPAGSHKKTVLSLAKEFKVPIAFDCGDGECGSCVIKVTDIDGGPTHMGVHMTDKEKTVLREIGKISKDDLEQIIVNDMPSDWRLACQMIVRDEDIRVTYERA
- a CDS encoding nitrogen fixation protein NifQ; its protein translation is MGSRSAVMLDQSLSPQAPYARLRAAARPDSNADFLSQILASWMVGQGAMPRFLGLDKASFEALLAYHFPSLDRMDCEVRLEVEPERAPELDDVRSLLLEHRSGLSDSEVWMAQIIATGCMGSDHLWSDLGLFSRPFLGQMLLHNFRPLAAQNDKNMRWKKFFYRQLCAKEGFILCRSPSCETCSEYKVCFAEEGMFE
- a CDS encoding 4Fe-4S binding protein, translated to MSYQISDLCVSCHACMDVCPTKAIAQGESRFVIDSRACSHCDGDYAVSQCASICPVEGAILDQFGEVVNPPGSLTGIPPERIAALVAEGIL
- a CDS encoding 2Fe-2S iron-sulfur cluster-binding protein codes for the protein MAKGKLTFGDIDVSVNVPAGTRVIEVSEKVGAGIIYGCREGDCGTCLMSVDEGIENLSEPSALEDKVLKENMAGKDMRLACQAQVIGEGETIVKPA
- a CDS encoding FprA family A-type flavoprotein, with translation MNKNAKAVEIAKDIHWVGAFDPDLRVFDLILKTANGTTYNAYVVRGSEGVAVIDTVKEEFSDAFFERLEQVVAYEDITAVILNHLEPDHVGAAPELMRRAPQARIYVSNRGLKLLNATLKDELEMYAYTLTNDGDQVSLGDRTLTFVHTPYLHWPETKCTWVEDEKILFSCDVFGSHFCDERLYNDLVGDFRFSFEYYFKHIMRPFKRFVLEAMDKIEPLEPALIAPSHGPILRDHPMEYVRSYRSLSASRLPNEMEGKEKSLLIFYMSAYGATADMARSVYEGASDVDGVRVSLYDLQGGETDPFVDLIEEADCLVFGSPTINGDAVKPVWDVLASLISIETKGKFGAAFGSYGWSGEAVPMIEDRLRGLKMRVPEKGVRIKFHPTEQELEDCTAFGRSIAETLCGKAKPKVVDFADL
- a CDS encoding zinc ribbon domain-containing protein YjdM, with translation MSELPPCPKCGSAYCYEDGPLIICPECAHEWSPAAAAAEAEASVIRDANGTPLADGDTVTVIKDLKIRGTNDVVKVGTKVKNIRVVGGDHDIDCKIPGIGPMGLKSEFVKKVAD